From Pristiophorus japonicus isolate sPriJap1 chromosome 7, sPriJap1.hap1, whole genome shotgun sequence, one genomic window encodes:
- the LOC139266592 gene encoding uncharacterized protein gives MASTYIQVLSCMYSPWAAREIFCEENYMQVSVQRKIPLIEEDYAQDAEDWSLVLPEAASAESGIWQVVFHIAGGKRSMTVKEAHQMNYGINTTVSRILLRAPYHTNEAQVVLVQGVPLSVIRSSTFYKQHWMILLIDTAIACPIDGITFTDHTIMWTVPRIFTPIVTSAVHQDNTSMGVNGIKLDPTRMAERNYTLDKNDTVLAIRVPIGGQDGYYKSYVRDEQYGIKYSINLFLEHMWEDEAWGLNKINVIHPATTPFIPQPLVLTDESAPDQWLFNVTLGNFLPDVELDKLTLGSQSFPVDEPNQMFHVYNWTISNETALNKIFILEVPMESPVVDRKYIGDGVEQYTLDIIYTLTVVPENMIFTHVAHLIHKHKIVLPVANGFCDEENMTLIVTHGTLDQYWIPFLGNVLLTPHSAEQSGYILRDNGTHLILVIPHDAAEVVHESINQQGLRNRFDFRLKDNKTLDVLTNFSVSCSFSTADLITCFPNGRMIITALKLEALLGIDTGKMMLRDETCRPKESDAFKAIFEFSANSCGTSRRFEKDYMIYENEVVYFKESKPASDPIYRLAISCHYHVNDSLHIQFEPQVNPQPTVVPGYGPIVLVMQLAKDVLYSNLYEDSDYPVVKYLSDPLYFEVQLLHNEDPQIELFLQDCWATASPDRESHFPQWSIIVKSCGSKADLQMTIFHPVTSNERVRYPTHFKRFEVQMFAFTSGNLNTLLGQVYFHCSVVLCKEPVNGLLCPGQCVPGKQRMVLSQSSKLKNVLALARGLCKLLHTKLGIGLNEVFCIITCNAAIAGILEKFDFLIVFCAPLNLDLVTLE, from the exons ATGGCTTCAACATATATTCAAGTTCTATCTTGTATGTACTCGCCATGGGCTGCAAGGGAAATATTCTGTGAAGAAAACTACATGCAG GTCTCTGTGCAAAGAAAGATACCGCTCATTGAGGAGGATTATGCACAAGATGCTGAAGACTGGTCTTTAGTACTTCCAGAA GCAGCTAGTGCAGAAAGTGGAATATGGCAAGTGGTATTTCACATTGCTGGTGGCAAAAGAAGTATGACTGTAAAAGAAGCACATCAGATGAACTATGGAATCAATACCACAGTTTCTCGTATTTTGCTTCGTGCTCCATATCATACAAATGAGGCTCAAGTAGTTTTG GTCCAAGGTGTGCCCTTGTCTGTAATCCGATCAAGTACCTTTTACAAACAGCATTGGATGATTCTGCTAATTGACACTGCAATAGCTTGTCCTATTG ATGGTATTACATTCACTGATCATACAATCATGTGGACAGTGCCAAGGATCTTCACTCCAATTGTGACCAGTGCAGTTCATCAAGACAACACCTCCATGGGAGTAAATGGCATAAAGTTGGACCCCACCAGAATGGCAGAAAGAAATTATACCCTAGATAAAAATGATACTGTTCTTGCTATAAGGGTCCCAATTGGAGGGCAGGATGGATACTATAAG AGCTATGTGAGGGATGAACAGTATGGCATCAAGTACAGCATTAATCTGTTCTTGGAACACATGTGGGAAGATGAGGCATGGGGACTGAATAAAATCAATGTGATCCATCCAGCCACCACTCCCTTTATTCCTCAGCCCCTTGTTCTTACTGATg agTCTGCTCCTGATCAATGGCTATTCAATGTCACACTCGGCAACTTTCTTCCTGATGTAGAACTAGACAAACTAACTCTGGGCTCTCAATCCTTCCCTGTGGATGAACCAAACCAGATGTTTCATGTTTACAACTGGACTATCTCAAATGAGACAGCCCTAAATAAAATCTTCATTCTTGAAGTTCCAATGGAGTCACCAGTTGTAGACCGAAAG TATATAGGAGATGGTGTTGAACAATATACCCTTGACATCATCTACACCCTGACTGTGGTACCAGAAAATATGATATTCACACATGTTGCTCATTTAATACATAAACATAAAATAG TACTTCCTGTGGCAAATGGCTTTTGTGATGAAGAGAACATGACACTGATAGTAACGCATGGAACCTTGGATCAGTACTGGATTCCTTTCCTTGGAAATGTACTATTAACCCCTCACTCTGCTGAACAGAGTGGTTACATCTTGAGAGATAATGGAACCCACTTAATACTTGTCATTCCACATGATGCAGCTGAAGTTGTCCATGAG TCAATAAACCAGCAAGGCCTTCGCAACAGATTTGACTTCAGACTGAAGGATAATAAAACCCTGGATGTGCTGACCAACTTTTCTGTTTCCTGCAGCTTTTCTACAGCTGACTTGATAA CTTGTTTCCCAAATGGAAGAATGATCATTACTGCTCTCAAACTTGAAGCATTGTTGGGAATAGATACTGGCAAAATGATGCTGAGGGATGAAACCTGTAGACCAAAAGAAAGTGATGCATTCAAAGCTATCTTTGAATTTTCTGCCAACTCGTGTGGAACAAGTAGAAGG TTTGAAAAGGATTACATGATCTATGAGAATGAAGTGGTGTACTTCAAAGAATCCAAACCAGCTAGTGACCCAATATATCG GCTTGCAATATCTTGTCATTACCATGTAAATGACTCCCTGCATATTCAGTTTGAACCCCAAGTAAATCCTCAGCCAACTGTTGTACCTGGATATGGACCTATAGTCTTGGTTATGCAACTTGCCAAAG ATGTGTTGTATTCGAACCTCTATGAAGATAGTGACTATCCAGTAGTGAAGTATCTGAGTGATCCCCTCTACTTTGAAGTGCAACTGTTGCACAATGAAGATCCACAAATTGAATTGTTCTTGCAAGATTGCTGGGCAACTGCATCACCAGACAGAGAGAGCCACTTTCCACAGTGGTCTATCATTGTCAAAAG CTGTGGGAGCAAGGCTGATCTGCAGATGACCATCTTCCATCCAGTAACCAGTAATGAGCGAGTCAGATATCCTACTCATTTCAAAAGGTTTGAAGTCCAGATGTTTGCTTTTACCTCTGGAAACCTGAATACCTTGTTGGGACAG GTGTACTTTCATTGCAGTGTAGTCTTGTGCAAGGAACCAGTAAATGGGCTGCTCTGTCCTGGTCAATGTGTACCAGGAAAACAGCGAATGG TTTTAAGTCAAAGCAGCAAATTGAAAAATGTTTTGGCATTAGCGAGGGGTCTTTGTAAACTACTTCATACAAAGCTAGGCATAGGATTGAATGAGGTGTTTTGCATTATAACTTGCAATGCTGCTATTGCAG GAATTCTGGAAAAATTtgacttcctaattgttttttgtgcACCATTAAATCTAGACCTTGTTACTCTGGAATAA